A region from the Oceanidesulfovibrio marinus genome encodes:
- a CDS encoding lysophospholipid acyltransferase family protein has protein sequence MAHEDIFTLDLAKEKSALHKVLLSAFGRPLERLIGLDKLNEIHRNSAALKPDEEFMSRVLESMGAAYTVPDSDMLRIPKKGPVVVVANHPFGAIEGVILGAMLKRAREDVKIMGNYLLGLIPELQDMIITVDNFGSADSLKKNIRPLKESIRWLRGDHVLAIFPSGEVSHLDLHKRRIMDPAWNRTVGRIIHRTEAPVLPVFFPGANSPIFHVAGLINPRLRTALLPRQFIKRKGGTFPVRIGNLIPYKKIERLDRDEELMAYLRLRTYMLKRRVEEDGATARRLKLRLPLLKRGAGKSGKKKTEPRSLEPVVEGKDPKLLIAEMESLPPDNLLVEMNTFRVYKAKAQSIPNILEEIGRLREHTFRQVGEGTGKGIDLDRYDEYYDHLFVWEAEKQELVGAYRIGRTDRIVPKHGIEGLYTSSLFSFKQALFDHMGPGLEMGRSFVRPEYQRNFAPLLLLWKGIAQYVLLSPDYKVLFGPVSISSDYSPISREMIVRYMRENNWISELSKMVKPKMPPKFRKMRRHEIREFRNIFTSEDDVSGVITDIEPVVKGIPVLLKQYLKLGGKILAFNVDPDFNNCLDGLIYVDLTQASPKVLSNYMGKDNYINFIEYHMTKSGELEQ, from the coding sequence ATGGCCCACGAGGACATCTTTACCCTGGACCTCGCCAAGGAAAAAAGCGCCCTGCACAAGGTGCTTCTTTCGGCGTTCGGCAGACCCCTGGAACGGTTGATCGGGCTCGATAAGCTCAACGAGATCCATCGGAACTCGGCTGCGCTCAAGCCTGACGAGGAATTCATGTCGCGCGTCCTGGAGTCCATGGGCGCGGCGTACACGGTTCCCGACTCAGACATGCTCCGCATCCCCAAAAAGGGGCCGGTGGTCGTGGTGGCCAACCATCCGTTCGGCGCCATCGAGGGCGTCATCCTGGGCGCCATGCTCAAGCGCGCCCGCGAGGACGTGAAGATCATGGGCAACTACCTGCTGGGGCTCATCCCCGAGCTGCAGGACATGATCATCACCGTGGACAACTTCGGCAGCGCCGACTCCCTGAAGAAGAATATCCGGCCGCTCAAGGAGTCCATCCGCTGGCTGCGCGGGGACCACGTGCTCGCCATATTCCCCTCCGGCGAGGTCTCCCACCTGGACCTGCACAAGCGCAGGATCATGGACCCCGCGTGGAACCGCACCGTGGGCCGCATCATCCATCGCACCGAGGCTCCGGTGCTGCCGGTCTTTTTCCCCGGCGCGAACAGCCCCATTTTCCATGTTGCCGGGCTCATCAATCCCCGGCTGCGCACGGCCCTGCTGCCGCGGCAGTTCATCAAGCGCAAGGGCGGCACCTTCCCGGTGCGCATCGGCAACCTCATTCCCTACAAGAAGATCGAGCGCCTGGACCGCGATGAAGAGCTCATGGCCTACCTCCGGCTGCGCACCTACATGCTCAAACGGCGTGTGGAGGAGGATGGCGCGACCGCGCGGCGTCTCAAGCTGCGCCTGCCGCTGCTCAAGCGCGGCGCCGGAAAGTCCGGCAAGAAGAAGACGGAACCGCGCTCCCTGGAGCCAGTGGTGGAGGGCAAGGACCCCAAGCTGCTGATCGCCGAGATGGAGAGCCTGCCCCCGGACAACCTGCTCGTGGAGATGAACACCTTCCGGGTCTACAAAGCCAAGGCCCAGTCTATCCCCAACATTCTTGAGGAGATAGGCCGGCTGCGTGAGCACACCTTCCGCCAGGTGGGCGAGGGCACGGGCAAAGGCATCGACCTGGACCGCTACGACGAGTACTACGACCATCTCTTTGTCTGGGAGGCTGAGAAGCAGGAGCTGGTGGGCGCGTACCGCATCGGCCGTACCGACAGGATCGTTCCGAAGCACGGCATCGAGGGCCTCTATACGAGCTCGCTCTTCTCCTTCAAGCAGGCGCTTTTCGACCACATGGGCCCGGGCCTGGAGATGGGCCGCTCCTTTGTCCGGCCGGAGTACCAGCGCAACTTTGCGCCGCTGCTCCTTTTGTGGAAGGGCATTGCCCAGTACGTGCTGCTCTCGCCGGACTACAAGGTTCTGTTCGGGCCGGTCTCCATCTCCAGCGACTACTCGCCCATCTCGCGCGAGATGATCGTGCGCTACATGCGCGAGAACAACTGGATCTCCGAGCTCTCCAAGATGGTGAAGCCCAAGATGCCTCCCAAGTTCCGCAAGATGCGCCGCCACGAGATCCGCGAGTTCCGCAACATCTTCACCTCCGAGGATGACGTCTCCGGCGTCATCACGGACATCGAGCCCGTGGTGAAAGGCATTCCCGTGCTGCTCAAGCAGTACCTCAAGCTGGGCGGCAAGATCCTCGCCTTCAACGTGGACCCGGACTTCAACAACTGCCTGGATGGGCTGATCTACGTGGACCTCACCCAGGCCTCGCCCAAGGTTCTGTCCAACTACATGGGCAAGGACAACTACATCAACTTCATCGAATACCATATGACCAAGAGCGGGGAGCTGGAGCAGTAG
- a CDS encoding histidinol-phosphatase, protein MIISDLHLHTSHSHGRHSARAMVEAVLAKDLSIMAFTEHAPRPDGYIYPEDYQDKLEREFMIYCDEVRSLREEFADRVEIILGAEVDFIPDAAEQMRSLLQSAKLDYVLGGVHFIGTWGFDFTLQDWKILDDEECFSKYRAYYGIIRKMAEFGVFKTAAHVDLVKLFSIERYRVWEATSEGEAAVADALDALAEAGMAMEVSSAGLRKPCKEIYPGPRIMRMARERDLEITFGSDAHAREQVGWAFDNLASYAAEHGFDHSVCFSRQGKRCLEF, encoded by the coding sequence GTGATTATCTCTGATCTGCATCTGCATACAAGCCATTCCCACGGACGACACTCTGCACGCGCCATGGTCGAGGCCGTATTGGCCAAGGACCTCTCGATAATGGCCTTTACGGAGCACGCGCCCAGACCAGATGGATACATCTACCCGGAAGACTATCAGGACAAGCTGGAACGCGAGTTTATGATCTACTGCGACGAGGTCCGGTCGTTGCGCGAGGAGTTCGCCGACCGTGTGGAGATCATCCTCGGCGCCGAAGTGGACTTCATCCCAGACGCGGCGGAGCAGATGCGCTCCCTGCTGCAGAGCGCCAAGCTGGACTACGTGCTGGGCGGCGTGCACTTTATAGGCACGTGGGGCTTCGACTTCACCCTGCAGGACTGGAAGATCCTGGACGACGAGGAGTGCTTCTCCAAGTATCGCGCTTACTACGGCATCATCCGCAAGATGGCGGAGTTCGGCGTGTTCAAGACTGCCGCGCACGTAGACCTGGTGAAGCTCTTTTCCATAGAGCGCTACCGCGTGTGGGAAGCCACGAGCGAGGGCGAGGCCGCCGTAGCGGACGCCCTGGACGCCCTGGCCGAAGCGGGCATGGCCATGGAGGTTTCCTCGGCCGGGCTGCGCAAGCCGTGCAAGGAGATCTACCCCGGTCCGCGCATCATGCGTATGGCCAGGGAGCGCGATCTGGAGATCACCTTTGGCTCGGACGCGCACGCCCGCGAGCAGGTGGGCTGGGCCTTCGATAACCTGGCCAGCTACGCCGCCGAGCACGGCTTCGACCACTCGGTCTGTTTCTCGCGACAGGGCAAGCGATGTCTGGAGTTCTGA